The segment AGCCCGCCGCAGCAAAGCCTGCGACAAAGCCGGGCAAAGGGCTTGCAGCCCTGGCGCTGGCGGTCGGCTTGGGTGGGCTGTTGCTGGGTGGATACGCCTACTGGCAGCTGCAGCAGGTCGCCGAGCGGGAAAGCCGACAGGCGCAGGCGGCCCAGTCCGCGGTCGATCAGGTCGAGCGATTCGCGGAGCAGAATCGCCAGCTGGCCGAGCGGCTCGGGCGGTTGGAGCAGCTGCCGAGCGCCGAGGAATTCGACGAACGCCGCCGGCTGCTGGCTGCGCTGCAGAGCGATCAGCAGCGGCTCTCCGATCGTGTCGAGCAGGTGCTCGGCGCCAGCCGCGAGGAGTGGCGCCTGGCCGAGGCCGAGCACCTGCTGCGCATGGCGATGCTGCAGCTGTCGGCGATGCAGGACGTCAAGAGCGCCGAAATGCTGGTGCATGAGGCGGACCTGATCCTGCAGAAGCAGGACGACCCACGCGCCTACGCGACCCGGCAGAAGCTGCTCGAGGGGTTGGAAGCCTTGCGTAGCCTGCCGCAGCTGGATCGCACCGGGCTGTTCCTGCAGCTTGGCGCCCTGCGCGGGCAAACGGCTCGACTGGATGCCCTGGCCCCCGAATTCGCGGTGGGCGAGGCGGCCACCGCCGACAGCTCGCGTAGCCAGTGGCAGCGCTGGACCGATGAGCTGAGCCGCTATATCCGGGTCGATCTCGACTCCGAAACCGAGGTGCGTCCGCTGCTGGCCGGGCAAAGCCTGGCGCAGGTGCGCCTCGCCCTGTCGCTGGCGATCGAGCAGGCGCAGTGGGCGGTACTCAACGGCAACAGCGAGGTCTACCGGCAATCGCTGGCACAGGCGCAGGAGATGCTTGCCGGCTATTTCAGCGAGGACAACGGCCAGGCCAGCGGTTTGCGGCGACGCCTTGGCGAGCTCGCCGGCCAGCCGGTCGAGGTGTCGTTGCCCGATCTTGCGCCGGCGCTCGAGGCCCTTCAGCGCTACGTGGAAAAGCGTCAGCGAGCGGATGAGGCGCAGCCTGGCCAGCAGCCGGTCGAGCCGGCGCCCGAGGCGCCGCAGGAATCGAGCGAGCCGGAGGAGCAGCCTGCATGAAGCGCCTGGTCCTGTACGTCGTACTGTTGCTTGCGGTGGGCGGCTTTCTCGCCTGGGCGATCGCCCAGAGCCCCGGCTATGTGCTGATTACTTATGACCGTTTCCGTTACGAGTCGACCTTCTGGGTCTTCGTCGCCTTGGTCGCGGCGATCTGGCTGCTGGCGCTGCTGGTGCGTTGGCTGCTCGGCGTGCTGCAGGCCTCCGGCGCGTGGGTCAACCCCTGGTCGCGTCGGCATCGTGAACGGCGGGTGAACAAGGCGTCCCGCCTCGGGCAGCGCGAGCTGGCCGAAGGGCAGTGGGCCAAAGCGCTGGGCCACCTGAAGCTGGCCGCCGAGCATGACCGGCAGCCGCTGGTGCACTATCTCGGCGCCGCGCGCGCAGCCAATGAGTTGGGTGAACACGAGCAGAGCGACCAGTTGCTGGGCAAGGCCCGCGATTGCCAGCCGGATGCCGCGCTGGCAATCGGTCTGACGCAGGCGCAGTTGCAGATCGCTCGTCATCAATATGCCGAGGCGCGAGCCTCGCTCAGCGAATTGCAGGCCGATCATCCGCATCACCCGCAGCTGCTCACCCTGTTGCAGCAACTCTATGTGCAACTGCAGGACTGGCCGGCGCTGTGCCGCCTGCTGCCGGAGCTGCGTAAGCAGCGCGTATTGCCGCCGGCGCGACTGGACGAGCTGGAGCGCCTGGCCTGGACTGCGGCGGTCGAGCAGGCTGGTGTGGAAGAAGGGGCAGCGCCCGAGCAGGCGCGCGAAGCACTGGAGAAGCGCTGGCAGGCTATGCCTGGCGGGCTGCGCAGCGAGCCACTGGTGGTGCGTGCCTATGCCGACGGCCTTGCGCGGCTGGGGGACGAGGGCAAGGCCGAGGAAGTCCTGCTTGCAGCGCTCAAGCGCCAGTTCGACAACCGTCTGGTCGAGCGCTACGGCCTGGTTCGTGGCCGCGAGCCGGCGCGCCAATTGAGTAATGCCGAAGGCTGGCTCAAAAGTCACTCGCAGAACGCCGAACTGCTTCTCGCGCTGGGGCGCATCAGCCTGCGCAACGAACTGTGGGGCAAGGCCCGCGACTACTTCGAGGCCAGCCTGCGCATGGAGCACCGTGCCGAAACCTGCGCCGAACTCGCACGTCTGCTGACGCAGCTGGGCGACGTCGAGGGTGGCAACCGGTTCTTTCAGCAGGGCCTGGGGCTGATCGATCAGCGCCTCCCGGCGGTCCGCTGAAGTCCCCGGCGCAAGGCCCTGGCGCCGCCGAATATGACGGTGTCACGGCTTTGTGCGAGACGACTTGTAAGGCGCTCCCGCTTTCCTCTACCGTAGCGGGCTTTCCCCGCTGCGGAGTCGCCATGAACTTGGCCAGCCCACGTTCGCCCTTTGTCCTTGCCTTCCTCGCTTGCGTGCTGATGATCGCGGCGGCGCTCTATCTGGAACACGTCATGGGCTTGGCGCCCTGCCCGCTATGCATCGTGCAGCGCATCTGCGTGATCGGTTTTGGCGTTGTCTGCCTGCTCGCGGCGATTCATGGTCCGGCTGCCACGGGGCGGCGCCTGTATGCCGGCTTCGCAGCGCTGTTCGCGCTGTTCGGCGGGGCGACGGCGATCCGCCAGATCTGGCTGCAGAGCATCCCGGCCGATGAGCTGCCGGCCTGCCTGCCGAGCCTGGAATACATGATGGAGGCGCTGCCGTTCCAGGAGATCGCCCGGCTGGTGCTGCATGGCACGGCCGAGTGCGCCGAAGTCAACTGGACGATGCTCGGCCTGAGCATTCCCGAGTGGAGCCTGCTGGGCTTCATCGCGATGCTGGCGTTCGCCGGCTGGCAACTGCTGCGCCGCGGTTGACCCCGCCCTTTCTCGCTCCGCTCTCGATCGAACTCTTGGCGTGCCTCGGTGGTCACTGTACGAGGTGCGCACCCTTGCGAGTCGCTACGGCCATCCGACCGACCTTGCTTGAAGGTTCCCGCGCGGGGGCATAGGCTGCCCCTGTGGTGACGGAAATCGCACCCGCCAGTCGCCCAATGTGCATGCGTGGACACGGCGCCCACGAGGGCCATAGCCAATCGATAAGGGAAGTGAGGTCAACATGCTCGAGAGCTGTCGGAATGCCCAGGAACGCTGGGGTGGTGTGCACCTGCTGATCGACCGTTGGCTGCAGGAGCGGCATGAGCTGATCAACGCCTTCGACCAGCTCCGAGTGGAGAACAGTGACGACGCACGAAAGGCATTGGTCCGGTTCTGCGAGTTGCTGCTCGATTACGTCTCGGCCGGGCACTTTGAAATCTACGAGCAGCTCATCGGAGAGGCCGAGGCTTTCGGGGATGAGCGCGGCATCGAATTGGCGCGGCAGATCTATCCGCGTATCCAGGTGATCACCGAAGTGGCGCTGGCCTTCAACGATCGCTGTGACCAGGGCGATTGTCTGAACAGCCCCGGGCTCGAAGGCGAGCTGCAACGGCTCGGCCAGCTGCTGCAAGAGCGCTTCGAGCTGGAGGATTGCCTCATCGAAGTGTTGCATAACGCGCATCAGCAGCAGCCCGTCGCCACCGCCTGAGGCGCGACGACGTCAGCGGCTGGCGACCTCGAGGTCGAGCCGCTGGCAGGCCCGCTGCGGGCCGTCTAGTATGGGCGCATCGTTCGGCAAGGAGGCATCGTGATGCCCGCGAAGAAGAAAGCGCTCAATACGCCGCTGCAGTTGCTGCAAGAACTCTCCAACAGTCTGCTCGTTCATTTCGACAAGGCTTGCCGGCAGGCGGTCGCCGAGGCTGAAAGCGCCCTGGCGAAGCTGGAAAAGCAGCGCGGCAAGGCCCAGGACAAGCTGTTGAAAGCACGCGCCCGGCTCGACGAAGCCGGCAGCGCCGGCAAACCCAAGGCCCAAGCCAAGGCGCGTAACCGCATCGAAGAACTCGAGTCGTCCATGGCGCTGCTGCAGGAGCGTCAGGGCGAAATGCTGACCTACCTCGCCGAGCTCAAGCGTGACGTGGCCACCGCCACGGGGTTGACGCGCGGCATTCAGGAGGTCGAGACGGCGGTCGGTCGGGCCATGCAGCCGGCAGCGGCCAAGGCAGACAAGGCAGCCAGCCCCAAGGCCACCACAACTGCGGCGAAGCGCCCTGCAGCCTCGGCCAAGGCGGCGGCCAGCAAGCCCACCAGCAGCGCACGCGCGCCAGCCAAACCGGTGGCCGCCAAGCGTGCGCCAGGCAAAGCCGCCGCCAGCAGCGCTGCCAATAGCAAGGCGGCGCCGGCGAGCACGGCCAAGCCGAAACCCACCCCCGCGAAGCCGGCCAGTGCGAAGCCGGCGGGTACGAAAGCGCCGGCCGGCAGCAAGGTCGCCGCGAGCAAAGCGGGCGGCAGCACGAAGGCGGCTACGGCGAAAAAGCCCAGCGCGCGAAAGCCCGCACGTCCGGCCAGCAAGGCCCCTGAGGCCGCCGCCACCGAGGGAGCTCAGCCGGACGCCAGCGCCAGCTGAGTCTCGTGCGCCGCGTCGCGTAGCTGTTGCAGCGCGGCGCGGTCCGCTGTATCCGGTGCCAGGCGTGCCAGCCAGCCTGATTCCATTGAACGCTCTTCCCAGCCTCGGCAGCTTTCCTCCAGCCGGGCAAGCTGAACGCGCTCGGCGTCCAGTTCCAGTTCCTTGATTCGCTCACGCAACCGAGCCAGCGCTGGGTCCTGCTCGCTGCTCGTCTTCCAGGCGTGGCGCAGTTGGCGCAGCGGCTCGACCACCGAGCTCTGCCAGTTTTCGGCGGCCGTCTTGAGTTGCGCCACCCGCGGTGCCCGGCACTCGATGGCTCGGCTCTCGAGCCAGGCGGCGCAGAGCAGCAGGCAGACGTCAGCGCCCTTCGCCTGCAGATCCAGACAGGCCTGCTCGACGCCCGGGCGCGCGTAGCAGGCGAGGGCGAACGACCAGAGATCGGCCGGCGGCGAAGCAGGGATTTTTTTCATGGCGCCAGCTTGGCCCTCCGGGTGAACTGATAAACTCCGCCGCCATTATGATCCGACTCCAGAACCTCTCACTACAGCGAGGCCCCCAGCGTCTGCTGGACGGCGCCGACCTCACCCTGCATCCCGGGCAGAAAGCCGGCCTCGTCGGCGCCAACGGTGCCGGCAAGTCGAGCCTGTTCGCGCTTCTGCGTGGCCAGCTCGGTGCCGACGGCGGGGATTGCCAGATACCGCCGAACTGGCGCATTGCGCATATGCGCCAGGAGGTCGATACGCTCGATCGCCTGGCGGTCGACTACGTGCTCGATGGCGACGTCGAGTTGCGCCGCATCCAGGCCGAGCTGGTCGCGGCCGAGGCTGCGCATGACGGCCATGCGCTGGCGCGCCTGCACGGCGAGCTGGACAATGCCGGCGGCTACAGCGCGGATGCCCGGGCACGCAAACTGCTGGCCGGGCTGGGCTTCGACAGTGCGCAGATGGAGCAGGGGGTGGGCAGCTTTTCTGGCGGCTGGCGGATGCGCCTGAACCTGGCGCAGGCGCTGATGTGCCCCTCCGACCTCTTGCTGCTCGACGAACCGACCAACCACCTGGACCTGGATGCGATCCTCTGGCTGGAGGACTGGCTCAAGAGCTACCCCGGCACCTTGCTGCTGATTTCCCACGACCGCGATTTTCTCGACGCGGTGGTCGACCACGTGGTGCATCTCGAGCAGCGCAAGCTCACGCTTTACCGGGGTGGTTATTCGGCGTTCGAGCGGACCCGTGCCGAGCGCCTGGCGCAGCAGCAGCAGGCCTACGAGAAGCAGCAGGCCCAGCGCGCGCACATGGAGGATTTCATCCGCCGGTTCAAGGCCAAGGCGACCAAGGCACGCCAGGCGCAGAGCCGGATCAAGGCCCTGGAGCGTCTGGAAGAGCTGGCCCCGGCGCACGTCGATTCGCCATTCGACTTCCGTTTCCGTGAGGCCGAGCGGATTTCCAGTCCGCTGCTGGATATGCAGGAAGCCCAGCTGGGCTATGGCGACAAGCGGGTGCTGGACAAGGTCAAACTGCAGCTCGCCCCGGGCGTGCGCATCGGCCTGCTCGGCCCCAACGGCGCCGGCAAGTCGACCCTGATCAAGACCCTCGCCGGTGAGCTGACCCCGCTGGGCGGCAGGCTGCAGCGCGGCGAGAACCTGGTGATCGGCTATTTCGCCCAGCATCAGCTCGATGCGCTCGACCCCTCGGCTAGCCCGCTGCTGCACCTGCAGCGCATCGCACCGGGCGAGCGCGAGCAAACGCTGCGCGACTTCCTGGGCGGCTTCGATTTCCGTGGCGACCGCTGTGACGAGCCGGTGTTGAATTTCTCCGGTGGCGAGAAGGCGCGCCTGGCGCTGGCGCTGATCGCCTGGGGCAAGCCCAACCTGCTGCTGCTCGACGAACCGACCAACCACCTGGATCTGGAGATGCGCCTGGCGCTGACCCTGGCGCTGCAGGACTTCGAAGGCGCTGTGCTGGTGGTTTCGCACGATCGGCATCTGCTCAAGAGCACCACCGATGAATTCCTGCTCGTCGCCGATGGTCGGGTACAGGCCTTCGACGGTGATCTGGAGGACTATGCGCGTTGGCTCGTCGAGTTCCGTGCGCGGCAGGCGCCGCTGACGAGCGAGCCGGCCGGCGAACGGACCGATCGCAAGGCTCAGCGCCAGGCGGCGGCTGCGCTGCGCCAGCAGCTGGCGCCGCACAGGAAGAAGGCGGACAAGCTGGAAGCCGAGCTGGGCAACGTGCAGCAGCGGCTGGCCGAGCTGGAAGCGCAGCTGGCCGACAGCCAGCTGTACGAGGCGGCACGCAAGGATGAGCTGCGCGATCTGTTGGCCCGGCAGGCCGAGCTGAAGAGCCGTGAAGCCGAGCTGGAGGACGCCTGGCTGGAAGCACTGGAGCTGCTCGAAAGCCTGCAGAGCCAGCTGGAGCCCGGTGCATGAACGAGCAGCTACTGAACATCGCCCAGGAGTGGCGCGGCCCGCTGCTGTTGGCCGCGCAGGTGCTGGCGATCCTGCTCGGTGCCTATCTGCTGCAGCGCCTGGTGGCCCGTGCGCTGACACGCTTGTCGAACCGCTACCCGCTGCCGCCCGAGCTGTTGTTACCGGTGCGCGGCGGCATCCGCTGGCTGATCATGGGCGGCGCGCTGATCATGGTGCTCGAGCGCTTCGGCGTATCGGCGGCCGTGCTCTGGACGGCCATTTCCGGCTTTGTCGCGGTGGCCGCGGTGGCCTTCTTCGCCATCTGGAGCGTGCTGTCCAACCTGCTTTGCGCAGTGCTGATCCTGATGCTCGGCCCGTTCCGTCTGGGCGACGTGGTCGAACTCGTGGAGTCGTCCGACAAACCGATCGTCAAGGGCCGGGTGATCGATATCAACCTGCTCTACACCACGCTCGAGGAGGTCGCCGAGGCTGGAACCGGCGCCCTCGTGCAGGTGCCCAACAGTCTGTTCTTCCAGAAGGCCGTGCGCCGTTGGCGCGGCGGCGAAATCCCGCTCCACACTCAACTTCCACACGAGGAATAACTTATGGAATGGCTCAGCAACCCGGAGATCTGGGTCGCTTTCCTGACGTTGACTGCCCTGGAGATCGTCCTCGGCATCGACAACATCATCTTCATCTCCATTCTGGTCAGCCGGCTGCCCAAGGCCGAGCAGCCCCGCGCGCGCTTCTTCGGCCTGGCGCTGGCAATGGGCACGCGCATTCTCCTGCTGCTGTCGATCGCCTGGGTCATGCGTCTGACCAACGACCTGTTCAGCGTGCTCGGGCAGGGCGTCTCGGGGCGAGATCTGATCCTGTTCTTCGGCGGCCTGTTCCTGTTGTTCAAGAGCACCATGGAAATCTGGCACAGCGTCGAGGGCGAGGAAGAGGAGCAGTCGGCCGGCGGTGCGGCCAGGGCCAGCTTCATCGGCATCATCCTGCAGATCGCGGTGATCGATATCGTCTTCTCGCTCGACTCGGTGATCACTGCGGTCGGTCTGGTCGATCACGTGCCGGTGATGATCGCGGCGATCGTCATTGCCGTGCTGGTGATGATGGCGGCGGCCGGCACCATCAGCGACTTCATCGAGCACCATCCGACGCTGAAGATTCTTGCGCTATCGTTCCTCATCGTTGTCGGTACGCTGCTTATCGCCGAGGCCTTCGGCGTGCACGTGCCCAAGGGCTACGTCTATTTCGCCATGGCTTTCTCGCTGGGCGTCGAGGCGCTGAACATCCGCATGCGCAAGGCCATGCGGCGCAAGCTCAAGGAGCCGATGAAGCTCGGCAAGGACCTGCCGGACTGACCGTTCGGCCGCGCTGCAGAGGAGACCTCGCATGACACTGGAAACCTGGCTCGCCTTTTTCGTCGCCTGCTGGATCATCAGCCTCTCGCCAGGTGCCGGCGCCATCGCCTCGATGTCCTGCGGCCTGCAGTACGGCTTCTGGCGGGGTTACTGGAATGCCATCGGGCTGCAACTGGCGCTGGTGCTGCAGATCGCCATCGTCGCCGCGGGCGTCGGTGCCGTGCTGGCGACCTCGGCGCTGGCCTTCAGCCTGATCAAGTGGTTCGGCGTCGCCTACCTGCTGTGGCTGGCGGTCAAGCAATGGCGGGCAATGCCCGAGGCGCTGCAGGATCCTTCGCTCGGGCGTCCCATCGGCCGCCCGCTGAGCCTTGTGTTGCGCGGCTTTCTGGTCAATGCCAGCAACCCCAAGGCGATCGTGTTCATCCTCGCGGTGCTGCCGCAGTTTCTCGACCCGAAGGCGCCGCTGCTGATGCAGTACGTCGCGATGGCCGCGACCATGGTGGTCGTCGATTTGATCGTCATGGCTGCCTACACGGGGCTTGCTGCACGTGTCCTGCGCCTGCTGCGCACGCCGCGTCAGCAGCGCCTGGTCAATCGTACCTTCGCCGCCATGTTTGCCGGGGCTGCCGCGCTGCTGGCCACCGTACGCCGGGCGGCCGCATGACGCTGCCGGCACCGCTGCGGATCTGGATCGACGCCGACGCCTGCCCGCGGGCAGCGAAGGATCAGGTGGTCAAGTTCGCACTCAAGCGCGGTTTCGAGGTGCTGCTGGTCGCCGGGCAGAGTCAGGTCAAGCCGCCATTCGCCTGTGTCCGGTTGATCGTGGTTCCCAGCGGCCCGGATGCGGCAGACGATTACCTGGTCGAGCACGCCATGCCGGGCGAGCTGGTGATCTGCAGCGACGTGCCGCTGGCCGATCGGCTGGTGAAGAAGGGCGTCGCCGCGCTCGACCCGCGCGGGCGCGAATTCGACGAGCGCAACATGGGCGAGCGCCTGGCGGTGCGCAACCTGTTCAGCGACTTGCGCGATCAGGGCCAGATGGGCGGTGGGCAGGCCAGCTACGGCGAGCGCGACCGCCAGGCCTTTGCCAATGCGCTGGACCGCCTGCTTACGCGCTTGTCGCGGTCACGCTGAGGCGCGCCGTCAGCCAGTCGCGCAACGCCGGCAGGGGCAGCGGGCGGCTGAACAGATAGCCCTGGATGTAGTCGCAGCGATTGTCCTGCAGATGGGCCAGCTGCGTCCGGTCTTCCACCCCTTCGGCCACTACCTTGAGCTGCAGCTTGTGCGCCATCGCCACGATCGCAGCGGTGATGGCGCGGTCGTTGGCTTGTTCGGCGATCTCCCGAACGAAGGCGCGGTCGATCTTCAGCGTATCCAGTGGCAGCTTGCTGAGATAGGCCAGTGATGAGTAGCCGCTGCCGAAATCGTCGATGGATATCTTCAGGCCCAGCTGGCGCACCTGCTCGAGGTTGCGCACCGCGGCGACAAAGTCGTTCATCAGGGCGTTTTCGGTGACTTCGAGTGAAACCCGGCTCGGCGCCAGCCCGGTATCGGCCAGGATCCGCGCGACCACCTTCGGCAGGAAGGGACTGCCCAGGTTCAGGGCCGAGCAGTTGATCGCCACGCGCAGGTCGTGCCCGGCGGCGAGCAGCTCGACGAGATCCTGGCAGGCGCGCCGGGCAACCCAGCTGTCCAGCTCGCCGACGAAACCGTTGCGCTCGGCCAGGCCGACGAAGCGCTCCGGGCTGATGAAGCCCAGCTGCGGGTGCTGCCAGCGCACCAGCGCCTCGAGGCCGATCGGCTGGCCGCTACGGCAATCGACGATCGGCTGGTAATGCACCGCCAGCTGGTTGCCGCGGATCGCCTGGCGCAGGTCCTGTTCGAGGGCGAGATTTTCACGCGCCTGTTGCTCGAGAGCGGGGTCGAAGCGCAGCGCGCGGTTGCGCCCGCTGGCTTTGCACTGGCCGACCGCGAGCCCCGCGTGACGAAACAGCGTGTCGAAGCTGCCGCCGTCCTCCGGATACTGGCTGATGCCGATGCTCGCGGTCAGGCACAGCTGGACATCCTCGATCGGCAGCGGTGGCCGCAACTGTTCGAGGATGCGCCCTGCCAGTACCTGGGCGGCCTGCAGGTCGCCAAGGGTGAGCACGCAAAATTCGTCGCCGGAAAAGCGCGCCAGGCGGTCATGCGTGCCGAGCACCGCGCGGATGCGCTGGGCGACCAGTTGCAGCGCCAGGTCACCGCTGCGATGACCGAGGCTGTCGTTGATGCGCTTGAAGTTGTCCAGGTCCACCACCAGTACGGCCAGGGCCTCGGCCTGCTCCCGTGCGACTAGCAGCTGGCTGACCATTTCGGTGAACGCCCGGCCGTTGAGCAGGTTGGTCAGCGGATCGTAGTGGGTCATCGCGTTGAGCTGGTGCTCGGCCCGGTGCAGCGCCTCGCGCTGTTCGCTGAAGCGTTGCTCGGCCCAGCTTGCGGCGATGCCGGCGACGATCACCAGCAGTGCCACCACGCCGATGGCCAGCGCCAGGGCTTGCTGGTGTCCGCTGCCGGCGTGCGTGGCGATCTGCAGCAGCAGGCTGCGCGGCACCGCCAGCACCAGTGCGTGCATGCCGGTGTAATGCATGGACACGATGGCCAGGCCCATGACCAGACCACAGGCGCCCGTTGCCAGTGGTGGCTGCGGCCATGGTGGTCGCGGAAGTGGAAGCCCAGGACCAGCGCCACCAGCACGGCGGCGATGGCAATCAGGATCGACAGGCCGAAGGCCCAGGGCTCGTAGTGCAGCGTGGCCGCCGAGCGAATGGCCGCCATCCCGGTGTAGTGCATCGCGGCAATGCTGGTGCCGGCAGCGGTAGCCGCCAGGCCGTACTGCCAGCTGCGCAGGCGCTCGCGGCCGAGCAGGCGCATGACCAGGTAGGAGGTGGCCACGGCGATCACCAGCGAGAGCAGGGTAACCCGGTGATCGTAGGCAATATCCAGTGGCGCCTGAAACGCCAGCATCGCGATGAAGTGCATCGACCAGATGCCGCCGCCCAGGGCTAGGGCGCCGACCCAGCGCCAATATTCGCGATAGCGCGCCTCAACGCTCTGGCTGACGCGATGCGCCAGAGCCAGCGCGGTGTAGGCCGCGGCGCTGGCGACCAGGTACGACAACAGCACCAGGCCGGGATCGTGCGAGGCGCCGGGCAGGGCGATCTGGTCTGGCGGCAGGGAGGACAGCAGCAGTCGGCTCATGGGCAGCACTCAAGGTCTGGGCGTCCTGCCTCACGAATAGTGGCAATAGGCTATTGCTTTGCGCGGCAAGTGGAAAGGGCCGCCGCTTCGCCTGTATCGGCCGCTCAGCCGCAGAGATAAGTGCCGGTGCCGACGGCGATCAACACGCCCGCTTCGTTGTGCAGTTCCGAGCGCACCACGGCGACCTTGTTGCCCGAGCGCAGCAGGGTGGCCGTGGCGCTGAAGCGCTGGCCTCGCCCGGGGCGCAGGTAGTCGATGCGCAGGTCGATGGTGCCCAGCCGCGCGAGCCGGATGGCGCGTTCGGATTCGTCCAGATGGCGGTGACGATCGAACGCGCCGACCATTGCCATGGCCCCGCCGACCACGTCGAGCAGCGAGGCGATCACGCCGCCATGCAGGATGCCGTGGACGAAGTTGCCGACCAGTTGCGGCTGCATCGGCAGATGCATCACCACGCGCTCGGCGGAGACTTCGTCGAGCTCGATGCCCAGCTCCCGGTTGAACGGAATGCGCTCGAACAGCTGGCGTACGGCTTCGTGTTCGGACAGGCTCAGTTCACTGTGCTCGCTCATGGCCGCGCTCCACAAAAAGGAAACGTCACGCTGCATCAGAGTAGGCGTTCGGCGCCAGAGGCGGGGCAGCTGCGGCGGGGCGATTGGCCGGATCACCCTTGCTCGGGCGGCCCGCTGGCGCGGCCCGCCCGGTCGGCGTCAGGCTTCGTGGGTCAGCTCGAGTACGCGGTCGACCAGCTTGTAGATGCCGCCGGCGGCCTCGCTGATCGATTCGGCGAGCATGTAGGCAGGCGTGGTGACCAGCTTGTGCTTGGTGTCCTCGACGATGTCGCTGACTTCGCAGGCCTGATGCTCGACGCCCATCTGCACGGCTGCCTTGGCTGCATCTGCCTCGTCGCTGCCGAGCGTGCAGACCACGCCCTGGCCGAAGATCTGCGCCGCCATCGTCGGCGCGATGCACATCATGCCGATCGGCTTGCCGGCCTGGGCGAATGCCTGGGCCACGCGCAGCACCTCCGGAAGCACCGTGCAGTTCGCCCCGGCGCTGGCGAAATCGGAAAGATTCTTCGCCGCACCGAAGCCACCCGGCAGGATCAGCGCGTCGAAGTCCTCGGCGCGCGCCTCGCGCAGGTCCTTGATATTGCCGCGTGCCAGGCGTGCGGACTCGACCAGCACGTTACGGCTCTCGTTCATCTCCTCGCCGGTCATGTGATTGACCACATGCGCCTGCGCTATGTCGGGTGCGAAACACTGCACGGCGGCGCCACGCTGGTCCAGGCGCAGCAGGGTAGCGACGCTTTCGTAGATTTCCGAGCCGTCGTAGACACCGCAGCCGGACAGGATCACGGCGACTTTCTTGTTCATGGCGATACTCCTGGAGTGGTTCGACGCCCCGGGGCCGGGGCTGGCGTAAAGGCGATGCTAAAGCCTGCAGAGCATGGAGGTAAGCCCTGCCTAGGCGTTGGATGGCAGGCGGGCACGGCCGTTCCTTCGAGTGCGCGGCGTTCGCCGAGGTGCGCGGACAAAGCACTGGCACAGGCGCCACGGGCTGGCCACAATGTCGGATTCTCGGTGGCGTCGCCTGTTGTAACAGTTCTGTCATGCCGCCGGCCTATATATGTCACATTCGCGCCCGCTCTGCGGGCCAGGAGTCCGTTGTGAGCTTCGTTCCTGCCGATCGACTTTTTCCTGCCACTCGCCTGCGTCGCAATCGTCGCGACGATTTCTCGCGTCGCCTGGTGCGCGAGAACGCGCTGACCGTCGACGATCTGATCCTGCCGGTGTTCGTGCTCGACGGCGAGAACCGCCGTGAGAGCGTGCCGTCGATGCCGGGCGTCGAGCGGCTGTCGATCGATCTGCTGCTCGAGGAGGCCGAGGAACTGGTCGCGCTGGGTATTCCGGCGCTGGCGCTGTTCCCGGTCACGCCGCTGGAGAAGAAGTCGCTGGACGCCGCCGAGGCCTGGAACCCGGAGGG is part of the Stutzerimonas balearica DSM 6083 genome and harbors:
- a CDS encoding TIGR02444 family protein codes for the protein MKKIPASPPADLWSFALACYARPGVEQACLDLQAKGADVCLLLCAAWLESRAIECRAPRVAQLKTAAENWQSSVVEPLRQLRHAWKTSSEQDPALARLRERIKELELDAERVQLARLEESCRGWEERSMESGWLARLAPDTADRAALQQLRDAAHETQLALASG
- a CDS encoding heme biosynthesis HemY N-terminal domain-containing protein, which translates into the protein MKRLVLYVVLLLAVGGFLAWAIAQSPGYVLITYDRFRYESTFWVFVALVAAIWLLALLVRWLLGVLQASGAWVNPWSRRHRERRVNKASRLGQRELAEGQWAKALGHLKLAAEHDRQPLVHYLGAARAANELGEHEQSDQLLGKARDCQPDAALAIGLTQAQLQIARHQYAEARASLSELQADHPHHPQLLTLLQQLYVQLQDWPALCRLLPELRKQRVLPPARLDELERLAWTAAVEQAGVEEGAAPEQAREALEKRWQAMPGGLRSEPLVVRAYADGLARLGDEGKAEEVLLAALKRQFDNRLVERYGLVRGREPARQLSNAEGWLKSHSQNAELLLALGRISLRNELWGKARDYFEASLRMEHRAETCAELARLLTQLGDVEGGNRFFQQGLGLIDQRLPAVR
- a CDS encoding AlgP family protein, with protein sequence MPAKKKALNTPLQLLQELSNSLLVHFDKACRQAVAEAESALAKLEKQRGKAQDKLLKARARLDEAGSAGKPKAQAKARNRIEELESSMALLQERQGEMLTYLAELKRDVATATGLTRGIQEVETAVGRAMQPAAAKADKAASPKATTTAAKRPAASAKAAASKPTSSARAPAKPVAAKRAPGKAAASSAANSKAAPASTAKPKPTPAKPASAKPAGTKAPAGSKVAASKAGGSTKAATAKKPSARKPARPASKAPEAAATEGAQPDASAS
- a CDS encoding disulfide bond formation protein B, yielding MNLASPRSPFVLAFLACVLMIAAALYLEHVMGLAPCPLCIVQRICVIGFGVVCLLAAIHGPAATGRRLYAGFAALFALFGGATAIRQIWLQSIPADELPACLPSLEYMMEALPFQEIARLVLHGTAECAEVNWTMLGLSIPEWSLLGFIAMLAFAGWQLLRRG
- a CDS encoding uroporphyrinogen-III C-methyltransferase → MSEADSNKKEAPQTPVGKAQPATDSAPAGTAKPAAAKPATKPGKGLAALALAVGLGGLLLGGYAYWQLQQVAERESRQAQAAQSAVDQVERFAEQNRQLAERLGRLEQLPSAEEFDERRRLLAALQSDQQRLSDRVEQVLGASREEWRLAEAEHLLRMAMLQLSAMQDVKSAEMLVHEADLILQKQDDPRAYATRQKLLEGLEALRSLPQLDRTGLFLQLGALRGQTARLDALAPEFAVGEAATADSSRSQWQRWTDELSRYIRVDLDSETEVRPLLAGQSLAQVRLALSLAIEQAQWAVLNGNSEVYRQSLAQAQEMLAGYFSEDNGQASGLRRRLGELAGQPVEVSLPDLAPALEALQRYVEKRQRADEAQPGQQPVEPAPEAPQESSEPEEQPA
- a CDS encoding Rsd/AlgQ family anti-sigma factor, which encodes MLESCRNAQERWGGVHLLIDRWLQERHELINAFDQLRVENSDDARKALVRFCELLLDYVSAGHFEIYEQLIGEAEAFGDERGIELARQIYPRIQVITEVALAFNDRCDQGDCLNSPGLEGELQRLGQLLQERFELEDCLIEVLHNAHQQQPVATA